Genomic window (Ictalurus punctatus breed USDA103 chromosome 16, Coco_2.0, whole genome shotgun sequence):
AAACCACAGACACTCTCACCGATACCTTAGATCCTGGAACATtactaaataaacattaaaaaaaaccaatttttctttaatctaataaaaatcacacacaaaaaaatatatatataaatagctCTCCCTTCAGATACACACCACAGACCACTGAATTGTCTCTTTCCAATCTTTTGTTACTCATAATAAGGTGTGGAAGTTCCTCAGCTGGATGGTCTGGGCTTGCAAACTCCTAGGTTTGTTTAATTCTCTGGTCTTTTCTGTGCTCCTCTCTGAAATGTCAAATTTCTCTGATCCCAAAGTGTGCTGCCCACACAACCTCTGAAACAATAGATGTATGCAAAGGTTTAGTGTCTATCACAGGTTTATTCCGCAGTGACAAATCTGTTATAATCATGGTGTAGGAATGGCTCGCTATAGTTTATATTGGGTTGTGGTGTAATACCTTTTTGTCTACTGGATCTTACTCATGTCACAGCACCTTTACTACACACTGAAACAATTCAAGATTGGTAGAGtgatctttctctctgtctcatttccTCTCGTTCTTTTGttgtctctctttatctgtatctctcttacgcttgtctctctttcttgctctcttaCACGTTCACACATACTTTAAAAAAGTTTCTAATGCCCcaaaaacccccccccccccgccccccaacacacacacactcctaacCTTAAAAAGAGAACAAGCTGTTCTGTTGGAATGCTGTGGCATCACTACCATGTCTGTCATTTTTATTCAgaacatgtatataaatataaaatacctACAAAATACATGTATAGCTCCAAATATTTGTTTAAGTTGTGAAATTGACACTTAAAGACATTTTCCCTTCAGACACATGATGCACTGTTGTTTCTTCCTTTATTATTAGATTTGTGTAGGTGAAACCACATGGTGCTGACAGTTCACTGTGGCGATGACTACGCTTATAAGCGTCAGTACATAGTGTTGCTCTAGTAGTGCAGGTTTAAAAAGACTTTCATTCCTATCGGAGTGCTCAAGTGTTTATTAGGATTATATTTACAATGCCAGGAGGTGACTTTTTCATTGTGATGCTTCTTCTTTGGACATTTGATGGTaagatttcattttgtttcGTTCTGCATttaaagttttgtttatttatgtatttttcagAAAATTTCCTTATTTACAGGGAAAAGGATTAGCATATGCTGCTAGCATTTATAATagtatattataatttttaatcTTGAAAACATGGGTATATCTGACATTATTTTGCAGGCAGGGGGGTTGATGGTGAGAGAGTAACAGGAGTGTTACACGGGCGAGTGGAGCTTCGAGGACGCTATGGATACAGTCCAGATCTGGACGCAGTGGAATGGGTTAAATATCCAGATAAAAATTCAACAAGGAAATTGTTATATCTGTTTAATAAGTCAAACAATACTACATGGCTAGCGGTCCcccaaaatataaattttaatttaCAGAATATGAgtcttattttgtttaatttgacaACAGAAGATGAAGGCATTTATGAGGAGAAAaccacatttaaaaataagacctgtaaacattttaatgtcaCATTATCTTTGCTGTGTGAGTACCACATTTCACCTGTACTTCTTTTACTGTATATGATTAAGATTCTTGGCAGCTGGCTTGTCTATTATAAAGATACTTTTGTATTTTGATTATGTCTTCGGGTCCAACTTCTCCAGTTGCATCAAACATCACTGTGTCTCCTTCTCCTGGCTCTCTGACCCTGAAGTGTGAGATCAATGGGGAGTTTAAGCTGCTGCGATGGTTCAGAAATGGCCTTCCACTGCTAGATGACCAGAGATTCTCCCTCACTGACAACAACAAGACCATGCAGGTGTCCAACCTGACCAGTTCAGACTGTGGCATATATACTTGTCAAGTTTCAAATGAAAACGGAAAATCAGAGGCGCAAATCAACATCAGCGGTGAGATATTTGTACATTTGTTATAAACTGCTAAAGATGAATTCAGTCCTGGTGTAATAAACTATTAAAATCAAAACATATTCTAAGTCACTAGGTTTTAGGCAATATCTTTTAGGGACCATTTCATCTGATcattttatgttattattattattattattattattattattattattattattattattattatttgttgttgttgttgttgttgttgtagttgtaaTAGCTTAATATAGGTTTTGTCTGCTCATTTTGTTTCTGGAAAACCAAGTATTCTCATACCATTAGCTCATACCTGATAAAATAGTTTGAATAGAAAACTCGTGCTGTATAAACATAATGACCAtattttgactttgtttctttgcttcttttttacattctttttttaCTCTAGGTACAATGATTAGCTTTTGTCCGATCTGCACTGGTGGTAAATTTCCTGCTCTTATTGAACTCGTACACAGTGTTGTGATAATTACCATGTTTTTTTGactttgttcatttatttatttttataattttgtttCTAGGTACAGTTCCTGACTTTTGTGAAGATTCTCACTCATCAGTCtccttgttttgtgtttaatcTATATTTGCAAATATTATGGTAAATAAGATA
Coding sequences:
- the LOC124625939 gene encoding hepatocyte cell adhesion molecule isoform X3 — its product is MPGGDFFIVMLLLWTFDGRGVDGERVTGVLHGRVELRGRYGYSPDLDAVEWVKYPDKNSTRKLLYLFNKSNNTTWLAVPQNINFNLQNMSLILFNLTTEDEGIYEEKTTFKNKTCKHFNVTLSLLFASNITVSPSPGSLTLKCEINGEFKLLRWFRNGLPLLDDQRFSLTDNNKTMQVSNLTSSDCGIYTCQVSNENGKSEAQINISGTMISPNSTGGKFLALIEPVLFSAGFSLIGLLVLCIILILICKYYGRRKIKTASTEEPVYDEPTFLQEQAAAPTVDPLFIVYQDFIKPKDSHQSDQSKDFGYSTITDVRGNMQASETT